The uncultured Methanolobus sp. sequence ATGCAATCAGGCGGTGGGCTTGTGGAAGCAAGCCATTTCAGAGGGAAGGATTGTATTCTTTCCGGGCCTGCCGGTGGTATTGTAGGAGCTGTGGAAACCTCCGGAAGAGCAGGTTTTGACAAGATTGTTACTTTTGACATGGGTGGTACTTCCACAGATGTAGCTCACTACAACGGAGAATACGAGAGGAGTTTTGAGACAGAAATTGCCGGTGTTCACCTGCGCACACCTATGCTTTACATCCATACCGTTGCAGCAGGCGGAGGATCAATTCTCCATTTTGATGCAGGGAGATTCAGGGTCGGACCTGATTCCGCAGGTTCTGAACCCGGACCGGCATGTTACAGGAAAGGCGGACCTCTCACAATTACAGACTGTAACCTGATGCTAGGAAGGATAAAACCGAGGTATTTCCCACGTGTATTTGGACATAACGCTGACATGCCACTTGATGCTGAGCTTGTTAAAGAGAATTTTATGGCTCTTGCGGAAGAGGTCAGTGAGTTCACCGGAGAAAAAAACAGTGCTGAACAGGTTGCTGAAGGGTTCCTGAAGGTCGCAATTGATAATATGGCAAACGCCATCAAGAAAATATCCATTCAGCGTGGTTATGATACAAAGGAATACGTTCTTTGCTGTTTTGGAGGAGCAGGAGCACAACATGCCTGTGGTGTTGCAGATGCACTGGGAATCATCAAGATATTGATACATCCTCTGGCAGGTGTGCTTTCAGCTTACGGAATGGGACTTGCTGACCAGAGAAACATGAAGGAGCAAGCTGTAGAGAAAAAACTTGAAAGTAGCCTGATCGAAGAGCTGCAGAGTGTTGTTGCTGAACTTGAAACAACCGGCAGGGAAGAAATGAGAGTGCAGGGTGTTTCAGATGAAGATATAAGCTCACTGCACAAGGTTCATGTAAAGTATAAGGATGCTGGTACTTCTATTATTGTTGATTTTGGCGCTGAAAGTGAGATTAAAAGTGCTTTTGAAGAAGAGCATAAAAACCGTTTTGGTTTTGTGGTGGAGAACAAAGAGCTTTTCATAGAAGCTGTGTCCACTGAAATAATAAGTCCCGGAGAAAAAATGCAGGAAGGTTCTCTTTCTGATAGTCCGCCGGCATTAGGAGAAGAAAAAGAAAATGCGCTGTCAGAGACTACAATGTACACATGTGGAGGATTCCACAAAACACCTGTTTACAGTAGAGATGAACTGAAACAAGCTGAGGATAGAATAAACGGACCTGCTGTAATTGTTGAAGCAAATACCACCATTATAATCGAACCGGGATGGAAAGCAGAACTAAGGGACGGACAGGAACTTGTACTGGAAAGAGTTGTTACTCTGCCTAAGAGAGAATTAGTGGGAACTGAGGCTGATCCTGTGATGCTTGAGATATTCAATAACAGGTTCATGTCCATTGCACAACAGATGGGGTATACTCTCCAGAATACTGCTTATTCAGTAAATATCAAGGAGAGACTTGATTTTTCATGTGCGGTTTTTAACAGGAACGGGGACCTGATCGCCAATGCACCACACATACCGGTGCATCTTGGTTCCATGGGAGAGAGTGTAAAGACAATAATCCGGAAGTTTCCTGATATGGAAGAAGGCGATGTTTTCATGCTGAACTCTCCATTTGAGGGTGGCACGCATCTGCCAGATATTACGGTTATAACTCCGGTATTCTACGGTGGAAATGTTGAGTTCTACGTTGCTTCAAGGGGACACCATGCAGATATTGGCGGGGTGACGCCGGGGTCAATACCTCCGGAGAGCAGACATATTGAAGAAGAAGGAGTGATTACCGGAGGAAAGCGTATTGTTGCTAACGGGAAGTTCCTTGAAGATGAAATTTCAGAGTGGCTGAATTTGGGGAAGTATCCTGCACGTACTCCGTTCCAGAATATTGCTGACCTGAAGGCACAGGTGGCGGCAAATGAGAAAGGT is a genomic window containing:
- a CDS encoding hydantoinase B/oxoprolinase family protein; this encodes MMNPISKKWQFWIDRGGTFTDIIARKPDGQLLAHKLLSVDTEHYTDAAMHGIRTIFGTGSEDVLPTENIASIKMGTTVGTNALLERKGEPTALVITRGFRDALRIGYQNRPDIFALKIELPDLLYDEVIEINERYSASGKELETVDIESARVELERIYQSGIRSIAIVLMHAYRYPEHEIQLREIAEEIGFTQISLSHEASPLMKLISSGETTVVDAYLSPVLKRYINMITATLEAGGNNTKLMFMQSGGGLVEASHFRGKDCILSGPAGGIVGAVETSGRAGFDKIVTFDMGGTSTDVAHYNGEYERSFETEIAGVHLRTPMLYIHTVAAGGGSILHFDAGRFRVGPDSAGSEPGPACYRKGGPLTITDCNLMLGRIKPRYFPRVFGHNADMPLDAELVKENFMALAEEVSEFTGEKNSAEQVAEGFLKVAIDNMANAIKKISIQRGYDTKEYVLCCFGGAGAQHACGVADALGIIKILIHPLAGVLSAYGMGLADQRNMKEQAVEKKLESSLIEELQSVVAELETTGREEMRVQGVSDEDISSLHKVHVKYKDAGTSIIVDFGAESEIKSAFEEEHKNRFGFVVENKELFIEAVSTEIISPGEKMQEGSLSDSPPALGEEKENALSETTMYTCGGFHKTPVYSRDELKQAEDRINGPAVIVEANTTIIIEPGWKAELRDGQELVLERVVTLPKRELVGTEADPVMLEIFNNRFMSIAQQMGYTLQNTAYSVNIKERLDFSCAVFNRNGDLIANAPHIPVHLGSMGESVKTIIRKFPDMEEGDVFMLNSPFEGGTHLPDITVITPVFYGGNVEFYVASRGHHADIGGVTPGSIPPESRHIEEEGVITGGKRIVANGKFLEDEISEWLNLGKYPARTPFQNIADLKAQVAANEKGVRELLRLVEHFSMETVQAYMQHVMDNAEESVRRVIEALKDGEYSLSFDDGPIISVKVSIDHEDREAHIDFNGTSGQHFGNLNAPVAVCKAAMLYVFRSLVDRDIPLNEGCMRPLKITIPEDSILNPEYPAAVVAGNVETSQYIVDALFGALGIMAGSQGTMNNFTFGDDEFQYYETICGGSGAGDGFDGTSAVQTHMTNSRITDPEVLEWKFPVRVEDFSIREGSGGGGEYHGGDGVVRKVRFLKPMRAAIISSHRKFAPRGLNGGEDGKAGRNYVIRTGNSQIEELDGRDSTEMNEGDVFVIETPGAGGFGTRAKRKS